From the genome of Mustela erminea isolate mMusErm1 chromosome 3, mMusErm1.Pri, whole genome shotgun sequence:
AGGGCCTGGTCGTTCTGGGTCTGAGAGCACCGGGCTGGGGCCTGCGGCACCTCTCTCAGGTGAAGGTGTGGGGTACGCATGTCTCAGGCTCTGGTAGCAAGGCTTGGAACTCACGCGGAGAGTGCAAAAAGGTTGTGCTTCTGccagctggtgaggctcccagctcTTCATGGGACCCCAGGCACTCTCAGATgtgctggcggctcagggaccaatatttggtttctctgctgcactctctctggctcagcaccaggtgtggctgtcctgggtctggggacttaagcccctgtccctaaccaccctgattcccacaatttccccctgcagtcctttattctttctgagtgctttcaaccagactccaagttaatgctcatccccagatgcagggcactctggtattggggtattactttccaataggtcgcctctggtggctccctcccccttttgttatcttctgatatcagtccgacattcccactctgctttatctgtccactggtgtcttctgcctccatagagatccagacgtgtataattctgatctcagtctgattttgtgggtgatcggagttctttagtaggtaatcagctcactttagggtacaggctGAAGCgacgcctcctcctacttccccgccatcttccccattttatatttgtggtccttccaaattttttcttgtggttgacttcaagtttttaATGTTGTGGTCTGGGAATGTGCATGGTATGATCTAGTTATTTTAGTACTTGTTGAGGCATGATTTGTCACCCAGTATGTTATCTATTCTAGAGACTGTTCCATATGCActcataaagaatatatatttttttctgctttaggttggaatgttctgaatatatatcttCAGAATATATCtcagtccatctggtccagtgccattatttctttattgattttccgcttagatgatctgtccattgatttatgtgggtattaaaatcccctactattttGGTATTGTTATTACTGAGTTACATTATGTttgttattgatttatatatctgAATTCTCCTAAgatgggggcataaatatttacaattgttaaatcttcttgatGAATAGGCCCCTAATTCTGATGcaatgcccttcttcatctcttgctaCAGTGCTTgaattaaaatctagtttgtctgatatacatatgtatatctaccccaattttattttaatatcaatgAGCATGACAGATcattctccatcccctcactttcaaactGTAAGTGAATTTAGGTCTAAAGTGTTGTATGCAGCCTATGGAtagatctttttttcccattctaataccctatgtttttttttttaattggggcattttatcatacatttatattcattttttctatttatatactcatttatattcagagtgattattgaaagatatgaatttagtaccatttcATTACCTGTAGAGTTGGTGTTTCTGCTGATGCTCTCTGGTCCTTTCTGATCTTTGTTGCTGTGGGTCATTTTTTCTCCAAGAAGTCCCCCTTAAAATTTATCTCAGGGCTGGCTTGAACTCTTTTAGTTTGCTTTAGTAGTCATGAACTCTTTTAGTTTATGTTtatctgggaaattctttatcttaccttctattctaaatgacaTCCTTACTCAATAGAGTGTTCTTGGCTTTGGCTGTGGATTTTTCCCTCTCATCAttctgaagagaatttttttttaagattttatttatttatttgacagagagagatcacaggtaggcatagaggcaggcagagagagagagaggaggaagcaggctccctgctgagcagagagcccaacgtgggactcgatcccaggaccctgagatcatgacccgagccgaaggcagtggcttaacccactgagcctcccaggtgccccccactcaTCATTCTGAAAGTATCATGTCACCCCTTCTGACTTACCAATATTCTGTTGAGATATCTCtagtcttgtgtttttttttccccatgtactTTAAGATAccctttattttagtatttttaagattttttttctttatcagtatatttttcacatttaattacAAAATGTCTTGGTGCtacttgcttttttaattttgattgaaGTTCTCTGTGACTCAtggatctggatttttttttttttcattttccaaatgagagtcatttttagatattaattatttttaaaattatgcagcttttctcttatttttctgggACATCTATGTTGTGTTTTTAGGTTTGgtggaaatttttaatttcccaagtctattttcctgtttcatggttctttctcttttgttcagcttctttgcTTCTATAACTTTGTCTTCCAGgtcattcattcttctgcttcttccagcagAAGAATTACATCACATGTGTTTCTGCCCTTGTTTCCTCTGCTGTTTatctttgaatctttttaaaacatttttatctttatgataaTGGTAAGACTGATGGCTTCCattctttccattgttttctcAAGCCCAGTAAATACCCTTATCATTGTTGCTCTAAATTTTTCATCGGGCATGTTAACCAAATCTgtttttgcttagatctctggcaGTGATCTTATCTTTTATCTgggataaatattttcttctcattttgtctattctctgccttcttcttgtGCCTGATAGAAAAGTCACTTATGTTTCTTGCTCATGAAATTAATCACTTTATGAAGAAGACGTCATGTCATGCCCAGGGCCCAGAACTTAAGAGAGTGCTACCATTGTGTTGTATGTGCTCTGTTGTTGTGTTCTGCTTGCACTATTTTCAAGTCAGTCATCCTCAAAGCTTCCCCTTACATGAAGTGGTCAGTGTTTTATCTCTGGCTTGAATGTGGCAAGTTTTGCTCAAGTTGTTCTTTAGTATGCTTGTAAAATGTGACTTGTCACCACCTTCACCACTACTGAGGCCATGGAAAAAGTAGGAGATACTTTGTGGGCAGAAGTTTTTGCTGGTATTTTGGATGAGTGTTCTGCTTCACAGGGACTGTGGCAAGATTGAGTGAGAAGGTGTGAGGTTTAGTGTAAGCAAGTTAAGCATCCAGGGTATCCACTTCACTGCTTACCACAGgtagctctgtgtttatgctgagggtgTTGAGGGTTGGGAGTGGAAAATTGTGCTAACCAGCTTCCCTTTCCCCAGAAAGACACCACTGCTTATCAGAAAAGTATTTCAAGAAGAGTAAATAATCTCCCTCCTGTATGtcccaggtttgtttgtttgtttgtttgttcagatttctttttctgcaatgTCAGCCTCCAGGTTGTTTGCCTATATTCTTACCAGGAGCAGCACAGAGCCCTCTGGGCTTTATCCTAACCAAGCctactaagttttaaaaatccaggtTTAGGATCATGGTGTGGGCAGAGGCCTGCTCTATTTTTTTGTGAAGGGGGACCACTGTGAAGGGAATGAGATGAGTTTCACGTAGAAATGTCAGAAATGAATGTTTTGGGACATGGTATCATTGggttaggcagccagtgttggAGCTGAGCTGATTTATGCAGGTTACTCTGTGTATATGATGAGAGATGATGGGGTGGGAATGGTGTCTGTTGGTTCTTATTTTGTCCCTTTAGATGTTTCTCCCTGAATCTTGCCTCTCAGTGACACGTTGTAAGAAGAGCAAATAAACTCTCCCCTGTATgccttaaatattctttatatcaCTGTTTCTACACTGTTTTCACAGGATTGTTTGCCTGCATTCCCTACCAGAGTAAGGCAACAccctcagggctctatcccagaaaaGCCAGGGAACCCTTAAAACTCTAGTATTTAAGACCCACTAGTTGCTAGAAATGAAAATCAGTCCCTATTATTTCCCAGCCATTGGCtgggaaataataagaaatattcttttttttaagatttttaaaaaatttatttgacagagaccacaagtaggcagagaggcaggcaaagagtgggggagggcagcaggctctctgctgagcagagagcccaggaccctgaaacaatgacctgagtcaaaagcagaggcttaaccccctgagccacccaggtgcccagggaaaTATTCTTGCATGTTTTCCTGTATgctcttctctcttgccttcttcTGCAACtatggctccctcccctccacagcaaCTGTGATCTGCTTCTCCTCCAAACCCTGTCTCTGTACTCCTTacctttttcaatgtttttttttcttttcttctctacctTAAGTTGTGGAGTTTGTTGTGTCATATTCAGGTTGATTTCTAGGGTATTAAGGATAACTTGATAATTATCTAGTTATGTTCAGGGAATGACACAAACCTAAGTCCTCCTACTTAGCCACCATCTTAGTTCATTGAAACCTCTCTGTCAAGGACATAAAGAGATAATTAGTTTCCTTACTTAGGTGATCAAATTTTTGTTTCAAACTTACTCAAGTTATATCTAATATTTCTCATTGTAGACACATCCTTTCTTTAGAAAGACATCTATGTTTCTATCATACCACGCTGCCTGGGTATTTGCCAtcattttaatctctttattgTCAACTACTTGTTTCATGGCTTGgcattatacattaaaatattgtgACCtattcttcagttttctcttctttatatatGCAGTCCCTCAACTAGGGTTGATCTAATGTAATCTCTTTGTTGTTACACACAATATGCTTATCAAAGACTCCTAAAATCTATCTTAACACTGAACAATTCAAATGACATACAAACTGAAATATATAGCTTCTTATCTGTGAACTTTAGGGGcagcagggtggctcagtgggttaagcctctgtcttctgcagaGATGatcaccaggctctctgcttgcagaaagcctgcttcccactctcactctgcctgcctacttgtgatctctctctttctctatctttcaaataaataaataaaatcttacacaatacacataaataaactcaaaatggataaaagacctcaacgtgagacaggaatccatcagaatctaagagaagaacataggcagtaatccctttgatatcagccacagcaacttctttcaagatatgtctccaaaggcaaaggaaacaaaagcaaaaataaacttttgggacctcatcaaaaatcaaaagcttctgcacagcaaaggaaacagttaagaaaacaaagaggccacacatgtaatgggagaagatatttgcaaatgacagtacagacaaaaggttgatatccaggatctatcaagaacttttcaaactcaacacacacaaaacagacaatcatatcaaaaaaaatggccagaacatatgaacagacacttctccaatgaagacatacaaatggccatcagacacatgaaaaaatgttcatcatcactagtcatcagggagattcaaattaaaagcacattgagataccaccttacaccagttagagtggccaaaattagcaagacaggaaacaacatgtgttggagaggatgtggagaaaggggaaccctcttccactgttggtgggaatgcaagttggtgcagcctctttggagaacagtgtggagattcctcaagaaattaaaaatagaactttcctatgagcCCTCCAATGcaatcctgggtatttaccccaaagatacagatgtagtgaaaagaaaacattgtaccccaatgtttatagcatcaatggccatggttgccaaactgtggaaggaaccaagatgcccttcaatggacaaatggataaggaagatgtggtccatatacactatggagtattatgcctctatcagaaaggatgaatacccaacttttgtagcaacatggactggactggaagagattatgctgagtgaaatcagtcaagcagagagagtcaattatcatatggtttcacttatttgtggagcataacaaatagcagggaggacatggggagtttgagaggagaagggagttggtgtaaattggaaggggaggtgaatcatgagagactatggactctgaaaaacaatctgaggggtttgaagtggtgggtgggtgggaggttggggtaccaggtggtgggtattatagagggcatggattgcatggaacactgggtgtggtgaaaaaataatgaatactgttatgctgaaaataaaaaaaagaataagaaaatttaaaaaatcttagaaaacaaatttgAACTTGGTAAATTTTCTTAAACTGAACACTATGTGTGTAATCAGCATCTACACAAAGAAACTGGAAACCACTAACACCCCAGAACCTACCCATAAGCTCTTTCAGCCACTAATCTTCCAAGCATAGGGTAGTTTTGATGAATCTGtagtttatataaatgtaatattttgtaACTTTCTTCTTCAGTTCAACATGTTTCTGAGATCTATCTATAGCATTGTAAGTAATGTTAGTAGaatgtctattctttttttttaagattttattatttatttgacagagagagatcacgagtaggcatagaggcaggcagtgagagagagagagaggaggaagcagactccctgctgagcagagagcccgatgcgggactcgatcccaggaccctgggatcatgacttgagccgaaggcagcggcttaacccactgagccacccaggcaccctagaatgTCTATTCTTATTGTTTGACAATGTCACAATTGATTTATCATGTCACCACCAGTAAGCTTTGGGGtcgctgctctctctctctctctctctctctctctctctttatcttgtCTGCTACTACATATCTTTTGGTGAagattatgcatatatatttgttagATATTTACCTGAGTGTGTTTCTTCTGGAGCAAAGAGAACATATATGTTCAGCTTTAGTCACTGTTGCTACATACAGTGTTGTGGggacataaattttttttcttgactgctactttttttcttttcatttcctttcccccATTAGAATGTAAACTTTTAAACTGTAGGTGTTTTTCTTATCTTGCTCAAAGctatgaataataaatgaatacatggATGAATGATTGAGGAAGCTGTACCTGAAAGATACAGTGTTCAATCAATCACATTCCTTGAAATTTTGCAGCttaacagtaatttaaaatattacccTACAGAAGTTCCTTACTTCCTTGATACACactgttttcatttgtaatttagtATCCTCTCAGCCCATATCCCTGTGTGTTTTTCTGACATTTGGTATACCTTTGAGTATATGATACCCTCACGttgtcttttctggaaaatattctttgttctcATCCATTAATTTTAACTTACCTGAAAAATAACTTTCACTTATGTGTTACAAACAGAAGGTAAATACTACATTGCTACTTAAAGTAAAACACAATTATTGCAGGGATCACAATGACTATTTAAGAAAACTATTCTGACTCTCCTGACAAACTGACAAATTGGAACATACAGGTAGCTACACAACTGTCTTCCTAAAGGGCTGGGTCCAGTATCAGTCCTCAAAATTgagaagataatattttttattatttttagatggtACATATACTTATACAGCAGTATCATATATATCAAAAGTGTCACCTTCCCTCTTACACTCCTCAACATAGGTTATGCCATTTAAAATTGCATGCAATTTATGTTGTTTCCAAAATGTGAAACTGAAGagcaagaaattttattttcaattcctGAAAAAAACTGGACATTTATTTTGAATGCATGTGAACAGGATTAAAATAAAGGGAGGATAGAAGAAAGAAGACgggatgaaaaaaatgaagaccaaagcattcatttttatattgattctttccccttttttcctgcACAATTGAGCCTACTTTCCAGTTTAATCCTTCATTGAGAACATGGTCACAGTGTCCACAAAGGCTCCCATTTACTATTGACATGAGAAGAAGCCACTATCAAAACATTTCTCCTGACACTCTTTGTGTACACTTGAATCTGCCTAGTGCCCTCTTCAGAGCTCCAGTCACATCCTTGTTCCTCAGACTGTAGATGAGCGGATTTAACATTGGTGTAAGGATTGTGTAGAACACAGAAAAGACTTTGTCCTGGGCTGGCCTGTGGTAAGAGTGTGGAAGCATGTAGGTGTACATGGCAGCCCCATAGAACAAGGTCACCACTGTCATATGAGATGAGCAGGTGGCGactgccttcttcctcccctccactgAACTCATGTGGTGGACTGGGGTTAAGATTCAGACATAAGAAGCAATCACTACAGAGAAAGGAATCAGCAGCATCAGAACACAGCACACATACATTACTGTCTCATAGAGGGCAGTGTCTGCACATGCCAAATGCAGGACTGCAGGTGCCTCACAAAAGAAATGGTTAATTTCACGGGAGTTGCAGAAAGGAAAGCTCATGGTGATGGGAGTTAGAAGGAAGCCATCCAAAGAGCCCCCAAACCAGGAACTTGCTATGATCATCCAACAGACACGGTAACTCATAAGTACAGGATAGCGAAggggtttgcagatggccacatagcggtcataggccatgagGCCCAACAGGAAAAACTCAGCTCCCACAAGGGTGAGGTAGAAGAAATGCTGAGCTGTGCACCCCATaaaggagatggttctttgaccAAGCAGGTAATCAACCAACATCTTCGGGACAATGGTGGAGATGTATATCAGGTCAATGAAGGACAGGTGACTAAGCAGGAGGTACATGGGAGTGTGAAGTCGTGAATCAGTGTGGATTAAGAATATCATGACCCCATTTGCTATCAGTGCAGTGAAAAAGATGATAGAGATAATAGCAAAAAGAAGGCCCGAAATGTCCTACCTGTTGAACAGTCCCATGAAGATGAAGTCTGCAGAGGAGGTGTTATACGCTTCCACTGATCCCATGACAGTGATGCTGTGACCTAGAATCTTTTgaataaaatgacattattttgaGAGAATTAACATAACAGCATATGAGCTGACTCTTAGACAACAAAATTCTGAAAGTTGGagaacaacatttaaaaatattttcttacaactTTGGCACAGATATCTAGCAACTAATATATTCTAGatgttatttttacataaaattgataaccttgaattaatatttctttaaatacattgGACAAGATGATGTCAACAGATGTTATTTTACTATAGTGACACATATAACAACACAGAAGGGTGTAAACCATGTTATTCAGTTCAACATACcctgatatgtgtgtgtgtgtgtgtgtgtgtgtgtgtgtgtgtgtacatattgcCTTATATCTGTTTAAATTGGTACCcttattaaatgaatttttattataatcaacATTATCACCAGTTAAAAATATCTCATTACTGACTACGAGTAGTTTTTCTCTGCCATTAGGTACAAATAAGTGATCTGCTGTATGGGTTGTAAGAATTAAGAGTAtcctcttggtttcagttcatcTGTGTTGCAGATGAAATTGTATGggagaaaataaagtagaaaatggaaACCATTCTTGCAAACTCAGAAAAAAGAGGCAAGTTACTCTTGCAGaattacttttgtttatttttaagacagaaatttaattttaggaTGATGAAGAATTGGCATCAGGATTATGTATAAGCATCAGCATTAGTCAGGTATTAGCATTTAGCATTAGCAATTAGAGTAAATAGCACAGAAACATATATGGTAAGATATAAACCACCTATTATTTttggaaattgaatttttatagtgattaataattaagaaaaactgaTGGTTTTATGTAATTTCATGTGATGGTAAATCTACAGTTGTGAAATATCTACaacaaagttttttaaagttaaggaTGATTTTTCATGTCCTTTAACATTAAATATGTCAAGGCAAGATATATTTTACCAATATGTTTTTGAGGTTAAGTGACTAAACTAAACTATGTtcctataaatattctaaaaatataaacattttagtgaacagctcagaaaacaaaaagctattAAGAATAATTGTGAAGGgggagagacaagatggcggggaagtaggagaaggcgcgctttcaacctgtaccctaaagtgagctcattaccttccaaagaactccgatcacccacgaaatcagcctgagatcagaattatacacgtctggatctctactggagcagaagatgccagtgggcaggtaaagtggagtgggaaagttggactgatatctgaatataaacaaaagtgggagggagccaccagaggtgacccattggaaagtaatatcccaatgcgagagtgccctgtgcctggggaccagcattaactcgggagtctggtagaaagcactcaaaaagagcaaaggatcacggggaaattgtgggaatcggggtgttagggtcggggcttaaatccccagacccaggacagccacccctggtgcagagccagagagagtgcagcagagaaaccaggtcttggtccctgaaccaccagcgcgcCTGAGAGTGTATGGCTCCTGGGCTCCCAAGAgtggctgggagcctcgccagccaacaagcacagcctttttgcagtccccacgtgAGTGCCCTGCCATGCCATCAGAGTCCAAATCGTGCCTCCgccctcccctgaaagaggtgcacacaaacgccagccaggtgctctcaacctgaaagaccaggcactcccagccctggccagagggaaaatctcagtgtgtgatcactgtTTTGAACTTccctggcagtctggagctgcccagacagccgctgctgttgtggttttgggtacaagcaaaaaatcctgagtccccagggaccgagactgggaacctgctctgccagccccAATGGGGGAATTTATTAGGGCTCTGCAGCCGGATTGAGGCTTCTCTCtaagagggaggtcagggtgcagtttgctttcctccaaacctacaaaaaccatcaaaagctgtcaaggcaagagagaaaaacaaaagtgaacaaatataaaaaactccagagaacaaaagcctgaaaaaaacagtttcctcagagccacccccttgagggggacgggaggacttaactgagagaacatcattgacagaaaacccacatggcaggccactcacccagaaaaccaaccaggaaagaggaaaaaaaaaaaaaagacgataagagaacaaccaccactacttcataggataaattttaaaattaattcaatcCCATTattttggctcattttttatagctaatgttttattattatatagataattttttaacctatttaccatcacagtgagatgtccagtacatcaaattccataataaccttctaacctgaactttttgatacatacacctgtgttttccttttgcatttctattttttaaatttcttttttttttaattttagtttactttagtctagtttattccttttttaatttttattttctaatattcatatagagttaaacgtcaaggtaatcccctttccccaatcaatgccacccctataggtaaaccaattcctaatccccccttatcaAAGGAAAGTTGAGCCCTTttaaaagatatcaagatacatccgggaagaatcaaaacaaccttcctcacacacactgagaatttacaaccactctctcaactttttcttccaccagtatttctgtgtttttgtgtttgtcctgatagtatataaatcttacactcgggTTCTTTTTGAagagtttcttcctttatttgcaaatatatatatatatatatatatatatatatatatatatttacatatatacatatatatgtatatgtaaatatatatacatattaattttttctcttgtcatatacttttatcagtctttttgtttgtctgtgtctgtttgtgtacttcataaatcttaccttggggcccatttgggctgaaccttctcttttatctcacctttctttcctatctctccctctctctcttttttctttttcttttctttttcttctgatttgggtgggaaccctgattgctcagaagcattccagggtgcacctggactgcaccacagtcgatacacccagctacacccgttcagccatctctcaccaaaatgactaggaggaggaaagccaacagaaaaaaaatacagaggatggacccgctgcaacagagctaatggctatcaacatagacaatatgccggaaagaaaattcaggctaacaattatccaagcaatagctaggttggagaaagccatgggtgaccaaacagaattgattagggctgaactgaaaaggaccagagatgatgttttcaatattagggaagagctgaaagctaccagggatgagcttcacaatgctgtCAATGAGTTCccatctaatctaaactctctcaaagctagggtaactgagagagaagatagaattagtgatctggaggacaaacagatagagagaaaggatcaggaggaagcctggaacaaacagcttagaaacctcgaaaacagaatcagggaaataaatgatgctatgaaacgttccaacatcagaattattgtaatccctgaaggggaggaggaagaaagaagtctagaagatatattggaacaagttcttcatgaaaattatccgaatctcatgaatggaaccatcATTCATTTACTAGAGGCCTGAAAGTCTTCCCCTCccagattacagattctcgaaaggcctcgagacacctaatagtaagaatgaagaattataattgtaggcagaaacTCTTGAAaccagctaggacaaagaagatccttacatacagaggaaagcccatcagaataacatcagacctgtcaacagagatctggcaagccagaagggactggc
Proteins encoded in this window:
- the LOC116585543 gene encoding LOW QUALITY PROTEIN: olfactory receptor 2T1-like (The sequence of the model RefSeq protein was modified relative to this genomic sequence to represent the inferred CDS: substituted 1 base at 1 genomic stop codon) — its product is MIFLIHTDSRLHTPMYLLLSHLSFIDLIYISTIVPKMLVDYLLGQRTISFMGCTAQHFFYLTLVGAEFFLLGLMAYDRYVAICKPLRYPVLMSYRVCWMIIASSWFGGSLDGFLLTPITMSFPFCNSREINHFFCEAPAVLHLACADTALYETVMYVCCVLMLLIPFSVVIASYVXILTPVHHMSSVEGRKKAVATCSSHMTVVTLFYGAAMYTYMLPHSYHRPAQDKVFSVFYTILTPMLNPLIYSLRNKDVTGALKRALGIST